The genomic stretch TAGGTGACCAGCATTGCGCAGGAATGCAAGCAATGAACTGGAAACTATGACTTGTTTGGGATTATAAAGAGGACAATGATCCAAAACGATGGCGTTATGGTGTTGGCAGCAGTTTGCTGAGGCGGAGAGATCGAGAGGAAGGAGGTTGAACTTTCAGAAGCGTTTTGTGTACCGTCTTTGCTGCCAATATATGCAGCGCGTATTTGAGAGGGAGTGGTAAAAGTGtaaatttgaactttttttcCGAGGGTGTACACGTGGGGATATGGGTTATGCGTTGCTGAATCTGGGCCGTGCAATCTGGATGCTGGATAGTGTGTTGTGTAATGAATGGGGCCCAGATGGCATACAGCATTGGACTGTTTAATCCTAGCGGTTCAAAATGTATGTATATAAATGCTGGAATTTTCGTTGTCAAAATCATAAAAAGCCAAAAAGGATTTGTCATCATTTGAATCAACGTTATAGAAGGGAGAAGAAGATCTATTTTCTGGGtaagaatttaatttaattatatatatatatatatatatatataaaaccgaCATACCAACTCACTGACCCGAGCTCATTAAGAAGCGAAGGAACGTAGATAGAATAAATTACTCCAAAGACCATCACTGTGGAGGAATCAAAGTATTGATGGCATACCATTATAAAAGGTAATCCAAAACAGGAAAAATAGAGAGTATCCATCAATGAAAGTTGGTggtaatatgtttttttttttttctcgggaccaccaaaattcaaaagaatttattagtgctttttttttttttaattaaaaaataaaaaaagatttggaGACGGATTTACGACAAGAAAAGTGATTGAAAACGATCATAACGAAAATGAGACTCACTGAACTGCTTTAGTCTCGGCAATTTTCTTATTCTCTtgttatataatatttaatggAACCAGAttagttagatttttttttaaggataaattAGTGGtcaaatgattaaaatattaattattgtttattatATGACTCAAATgttgtattatttttaaaagaacttacttttttaattaattatatattatttactaataaatattgaaataaaaataaatctcatttaatattaaaaataattattaagatTTCAATAATTCTATCATAAACTTCCAATAATGATTAAGTTGCAATTGACCCTACAAACTACCTAGCCCTTTCACTTGGTCCCCTACcgttagaattttattttgaaattggaCGGTTGCAAATTAAGTAAtaggtagtttaagggggtagGTGCAGTTTTCCCAAACAATTAATTACATACttataaaagtaattaattatttactaGAATAAAAATCCATATGATGGACttcctctctcctcttttaAAGAAGAGATaacccatataattttttttgaaataatagaGCTACTTTCTCATTGATTTAATCTCAAAACAGGAGTAACTTGCTCCCTTTGTAAAATATCACAATACATTCAGGTGGCCCATGAAGCCAcatattattcttaaaatttctCAAGGTGTGTGCCGCCTGGTTACCCTCTCGACGAACAAAGAATAGCTGCCATTGTTGTAGAGACTGTAACTCATGCTTAACGTCCTCCACTAACTCATGCTTAAAGAAGAGACAACCCATATAATTGAAATGAGGTATcctctctttttaaaaaaaaaaaaaaaaaaaaaaaaaaaaaaaaaaacagtaattaATTCTGTAATCAATTGGTAATATATAATTAGTAAAAATCGTATTGCTTAGATGCCCTCGTGTCTAATAGTCAGATTTCACATCTAAATTTTCGACTCTATCCCCAACAATACCATGTTTCAAGAGggcacaatttttatttatccGAGAAAATTGTGATAAAAATGCTTAAAAGATAGAAGACGTGAAAGATAAcatttaataaaagaaattctGAGTGATTTTAATGTCTCCACAGGATGAAATCGTGAACATTTTACTAATGACAACAGATAATCTAATGCAAGCCACAGCCACCTGCTTGTCTCCAGCCAAGCGATGCTCAGGAATCAATTCCTTCCCATAAGCCAACAGGATTGATTAACGACCTCCTTGGGTGGGGAAGAAAATCGATTGACTAGAAACGTCGGCGGTATTCTTTCCCTTGTGCATAGCTGAAACAGAGAGCATTTCAGTACTGAATtatgtactttaaaaaataatgaggaTAAACACATAATTCAGTCTGCTTTTGTCTGAAAGGTTGATACCTGTCTGTTACTCTGAAAATATGGTGaaatttcacagaaaatcctaagctaaaaggaagaaaaataatacaaaatgtTGTGGGAATTTATACAGTTGCAAGACACTTGCAAGATTTTAGTTTGGCGCAGGTCTTTCGTTTGTAGAATCTTGTGAATTACGATGGGGTCCTGACCCCGTGAACATCTCCATCACAGATCTCAAAGCTCCTGATAGCTCCTCGGGCATTTGTTCTCCAAAATTCAAATTGATGTTCCCCCCTATTCTTATTTCAGGCTCATCCGCCCCATCTGCATCACCCTCTTCTCCATGCCTGTCTTGAGAATTCTGTCCCTGGTATGGATTTGCGGCATTTGCAGCCATGTTCATAAACATGCTTGCAAAATCAGTAGGGAGGGCAGCAGTGTGAAATGGCATAGAAGTAAATGGAGGTGGTGTAGCATGACCGCTTGGCCCACCCGTAGATTGGTTTTGGGATTCTCGATCACTACGACTTGCTGAATTTCTGCTCTGTGTTGGATAAGAGAAATGGTAAGTTTCAAGTTGACAAAATATCGGACCACATaacagaaaattaatttgaaaaacaatAAGCTATGAACTAGCAAACTCCGAACACTTGCAATTAACTATTGAAATCCTTAATATTTGCACATGTGATGGGAGACAACAAATGCTTATATGTGTTTTAGAAACGCATTTGGATAGAAACCCAATAAAGATACGTTTTTTCAATAAGGCCAAAAGTTGTGGGACAGAAACCCAAGATAGAACACGTTTaaatatttacttatcaaaaaaatatatttacaaCTTTATAATCTCATCAGTAATATTGCAAGAtatgaaaaatcatatttaatttgGACTCTCAAACATATAATGACTCAGGATTAACTGCCAGTAGGCCTGGTGCCAAAAACTAATGAAAATATCATACATAGTTAGACTCGCTAAAGTTAGAACATTAATAACTGTCATGAACTCACACCCCAATTTATACAAATCCGTGGTACATGAGGAAAATATAGTTTCACGCATCTACAATATTAAATGAGTTCAGTAAGAGGTGAAAAACTTCAGCATATATGCAAAAATTCAGCCAATCAATAAGTAAAACTGGTGTGAACTACAGGGATTTCAAAAGAAGCCATCCTATCCAAAATAGAAATAAGTAATATGTCATATCCTTGGTCAGAAAAGGTAATGAATCatgattttaatatatttttttttgataagtgaatcATGATTTTAATATTTCCTAAAGGATTCTTTCAAACTAAAGAAGTAATCATGTCAAACAGTACGAAGTGCACTACCAGCTATCATCAACCTTCATGTAAACACTATAGACCCgtgcttttattattataacCCTGCAATTCTTTTTTAAGATGAGACTGAAGTACACATACCCAATTTCCTCTGCGTTGTTGCTCTTCCCTCAATTTTTGCTCAGCAACCTGGTAACAACACCGTCATAAGAAcaaagttgaagaagaaaaagaaggcacAGAAGAACTGACCCGAATATTTTCTTTGACAGATTCATTATTTGGATCCAATTGCAAGGCTGCACAGGTAAGTCTCAAAATTAGAGATGAAAATGTTTACTACTGCTCTTATTGACTGACCACTATGATGATCTATGAGAAGGTGATGTTTTATCAAATTGATAGGGAACAGTTTAGAATACTCAGATGGCTTACTGGCTTTTATTTGAGAGCTAACGAGGGGTGTAAATGAAGTAAGCTGTTCACAAACAGCTTGAGGCTCAACTCAACAAAAGCTTGTTTATGCTTTTGTATTTGGAATTGACCAAGGctcaaaaatcaaactcaagtaATATAAAACTTGGCTCACTTTCAATTTGCAAACATGCATGCTAACATGAGTTATGAACAGACTTAATTAGGTCGGTTACAAGGGGAAAATATAGTTCACATACTTTGCTTTTATATATGCTTTACATTTTAGTTTATTTGAACAGTTTGGATTTACAAAGGATTCCAGCATTGTATGCAAGGAGAGTCCACACCCAATGATGAATTATCGCTTCACTAATAACCCTAAGATCTTGATTTATATGGCTGGTGGATTTTGAAAGATAAAGACTATCTTCCAACTGTGATTAACATTTTATAGGCAACGGACATCTATCAGTTAATGAATTAAActgaaaaaagcaaaagaaaaaaaacacacacggATGTTTAGAATTCAAAATAGCAAGAAATGACCACAAAAGAGGGTTAACGGTTGTGAAATGACTCgctaaataattattaatgatGCTTTTCCATGTTCCATAGTTCACAAACTCCTCTAATCAAGTGCCCCTCCCAAGTGAGATGCTATCAACACTTGTGGTGAGGTTCAGTTTGAGTCATACCACAGACCAATATTCAAATCCCCCAGGAGTTGAACATCTTCACCAACTGATGCAGTAGTATGCATGCATAAATGTCCTAAGTATCAaagaaatttctattttcttccaACAGAGATGCAtagcataaacaaaaacataatgtGCATCAATTTTGGTGAATGAGCACTACTATGGGCACTTAAGAATTAATCTGTTACCAACCTTTCTTAAATCCTTCATTAATAGCATCACTGTAGTTCCCTTGTGCATAATAAGCTAACCCCAGACGACTGTATGCCTTGCTATAATTTGGGTTAATTTCAATGGATTTCATGCAGTCCCTGATTGCTTCAGTATAATTGTGGATCTGAGTGTAAGCGGCTGCCCTGAATTACAATAAACTTTCCTTCAGGTATTTGAAGACGACTTGATGCTAAATGTCATTGACTGAACAGCAAAtgtcctttatttttattttattttcttgataattGAGATACATCAAACCTAACAAGAGACATAGAATATGTCCCCAAAATGTgctgtgtttgtgtgtgtggtTTGGGGGGGAATGTTGTGAAGACTTGGGATCTTGTTTTCCGCCTTGGCATAGAAGGTTGGGTTCAGAATTTAATTCACATTTagatctttattttttattgttattcaCAGAGGACCTTGGCAATAATAACactgagtaatgctatttacaACACCCCTATCATCAGCCTTTGGATCAGcgcttgttaaaaaaaaaaaaaaatcaagggttgaTGAGCATAGCCACATCAGCTCAGTGAGATGAAGGTGTattgtgtagcattactctaacaCTATTATTTGGATTTGTAAATAATCTCAGTAGCATTATTTATTCAGCATCTAGGTGAGTTTTCTGTTCAGCCCCCTACCCCTTCCCTCCCCCACTACCTGAGACAATTTGGTCCACCTTCCAGTGGTTGGTATGGCACCAAACCAGTGCATATGCATAGCCTTGTTgaatatgattttatatttcAGGCTTTGAAAATTAAGAGGTCTTATGCATTTATAAAACGATAAGGACAAATTCACTGCCAACAATCATAAGAGCACCACtcagaaaatatatttcttttttctgcaATATGTAGAGCCATTCTGTAAGAAGTAGAACAAGAATTCATATAactaaaatatagaaaagattAGCAAAAAGTATGCAGCAGTAGTGCACCTGTTGCAGTAATAAACAGCATTATTTTCACAAAGTGCAATAGCACAATCGTATAACTCAATTGCATCGGAGTAAAGCTTTGACTGCATGGCCCTGTTACCTAACACAGAGACAAGTTTACATAATAAGGTCAGCTAGGACATAGCTTAACCAGAGAACATAGATATTGTCAAGAACATATTGCATGAAGAGCAGTACCATTTGGACCTCGATAAAGTAGCATCCGCCAAAGTATTCACATTCATTAAGGCATATATCgatgtttaaaaagtaatttttttatgcCATATATCTCATTGAGAAGACATGTACTGATAATTGGCACAGGTTATACAATAGCAATGAGGAACAATAAAAGCCAGAATCATACTCTCTTACGAACATAAAAATACCTTGCAATTTTAATGTCTCAGCTAGGCTGTTTATATTAATTGTCTGGCATCCAGATCTTTCCAACTCCTAGCATAGCAGAGAAATGTTTTCTTGTCAAGAAAGGATTGTAGATGAAAAAGAATACAAATAAACATGCAATTTCTAACAATATTCTCATGCAACTAGCTATACAAGTCTATCATTTATTTGATGAAACGTGCATACATTTACAGCAAAATAAACCATACAGTTAGAGCATCATGAAATAAATGCGTTGCTTTCTCCAATTGGACCGAGTCGTCATTTCCATCAGGCATGGTTCTgaaaaagtgaattttctcAAGTGCAGCAAAGAATTGTCCAAAAAGTTCATCTTTAGACACTCCTGCCACATGGTCAATAAAAAACATTAGCCCAAAACTTCTAATATTTAGGAAGAATTATAAACAAAACTCCAACTCAATCCATTGCAAAATAAAGTGTTAATAATTGAGATCATCtccacaaaatatatttttttgatgacGGGAACCCCTCCAAGGCAGGACACTTTGTGTATCCACCCATGTCAGGCAAACTCCGAAACCATGCAAAGCGCCTCCTTCACATGGATTGGGTAAGACTACCACTGGAGCCAACCCCTAAGGGTTGTCTCCACAATATATTTCCTAAAAACATCTAGGTAGTCAAGATACATTTTGAGgaatttctttccattttcttataGGTAAACTGTACTCACCCACCCATCTGGCATTGAACCCGTGAGCAGGCCATAATCCCTTGTTCATGAGGGGGAGAGGAGATGCCATTTGGTTCAAAGACCGTTGGCATCTTTTGAACAATTTCtcaaaatactaattttttgaaaaataactGAAATATTATAAAAAGTGCAAAGCGCaaccaagtacacaggaagtatatagGAGAAACGCCTAactagaacaagtaaaatttctcaaaatactGATCCAGGAACATCGACTAATCCTTATTACCAAAGATTAATTTAGCAATTCAAGTCTACTACATTTAACCAAATTGCAAATCTACATATCTGTAATTTTTCTGCTGAAATGTATATCTAAATCTTTTTTCaacactcacaaaaaaaaattattttctcccCCCATCTATGCAGGGACATCTCTATGTAGAGTCATATTTTATAGTTTTGCCCATAGATTCGCCCAGTCCCAAATAGTTTCCCACAAGTTTGCATTATTAGACATCACTACCATATATTTCATTACCAAAAAAGCCCTCTAAAAAGTAAAGTCCCATATGcagatttatttaaaattgcaaCACATAAAAAAGTCAATTATACGACATTACTGACAGAATTTggcaaaataaatgaattcccCATAGCTTGTCAAACCTATGCTGTTCAGAAAAACTGAAAGGCATTATAGATGCAACACCTTTTCCAGTAGAGATTTTGTGTTGACAATGATTTTGGTTCACAAAATCCAGAGAAAATTCTGCATTTAATTCTATAACAAAGTCCTAGCTTAAAAGATGGTGTAATGAGAAGGATACACAGTAAGAGAAAGATGAACCTAGAAAGAAATAGCTTCAgcaccaaaacaagaaaaacattaCCCTACCTGATACATGAGGTTTCCTCATCCAATCCTCTCCCTGCTTAAGTtggaaaacacaaaacagaGTCACAACTCAACTTCAAGAAGCATAGCAAATAATAATTGCAACACAATAAATTCCAAATGCAAGCAACATTGAAGCATCATCAAATTTATTCTcggataaaataacaaaaggaaaagcCACAAGAAGATTGTAAAAGACACattttaacatcaaaatatCATCTAGAAGAAACGACGAAAACAATTcttaaatagaaaatcaaaaacTTGATCACATTAAGCATATACAAACATTTATATGGCAttgattcaaaatttcaaatcccccaacattataacaaaaaacaacCAAATGTACGTAGAAATGCCATCTGTAAAACCTATAAAGAGTATAACGAAACCAACCACCTTTCCATTAACATATTTACTAGTGTTAGGGATGGCTCTATACTCTATAGTACGCATGCTTCAAAAAAGTAGCAATAGCAAAACTTTTACAATAGTATCAAGACTGTTGATTATTACACTCAACGTGCAATGCAGTACCAAATTGGAGTCCATATATCCTACTCAAGCCAAAGTTATCAGACTTAGGTATATTAGAATTACAAGTGCATTGCCTCAAGAAGTGGTTCTGTTTACATATGGCAAACATTATCCAATAGAAGTTATAATATTGAGCATAATGCATATATTACATACACACTAAGCTCAAAagttcagaaaaattttcatcttttattatattagcaacaacaacaataatgaCAAAAATGTCAGCACTACTTATAGTGACCATTCATGAAGTCGACTACAAGCCCTTTCACTCCCCTCTACTGAAATACATAATTCCTGTAACCTACAACTTAATGCCAGAACCTTACCTTCACCACATGCCTCCTTACTATGACATTTTTCTAACCAATAATGCCAAAACAGTTCTTTGGTTCAACAAAAATGATGAAGGATTCCAACAAAGCCCTCACTATTTCCTAAATAGATGCCCCTACCAAAATAACGCCGCACTAATTTTAGTAACCATGTTGGTAGGGGCATCATCTGCATCCAACATACCTGCCCTCATGCATACAATAAATCCCATAATGTATCTGAGAGGAAGAAAAATTGTGTTCTAGATGATATAAAGAATGTCAAAGCTAAAGCACCAAACTCTATCAGTTAACATCTTCAAAGTATATACTAGGAGACCATATatgtttaaaacaaaatatagaaatatatatttatatgtgcGTGTGTATGTGTATAAATGAGGGAGAAAAAACCGGTGAATTCGATGGCTCTGAAAGCTTAGCATCAGCAGTGTTTTGAGCAGAGGATGAACTGGGAGCATCATCTGAGATTGCTCCATGAGCAGAATCGGTTCTAGCTTCCGGAAGCTCATTTCGTTCCAATGAACGAAATATGTCAACCAACAAATCGGGCTTTATCTGGTCATTGGCAGAAGATGAACCAAGCTTAAATGCCTCTGTCAAACATTCTCTAGCAACTTCAAGACCTTCAAGATCAACACCAGAAGCAGGTTCGACTGTCCTAGAGGAAACACATCACGATCAAAAAGGGATTCAAAAaggcaaaattgaaattcttcatTGGAAGGAAATTCTACCCATAATGCAGTCACTCACAATAAAACGAATGCAAAATCTAGTAGTCAAAGCATTGAACCAATTCAAGACCTTAAACATTTTGTATCAGGGGCTCTCTTCAACCTACATACAGGTTTGGCCATTAAAAAAGCCATATATCTCAGAACACACCCATCatcaagcaaaagaaaataaacccaaaaacaGCAAAGAACAGTCTCTAGATAACGCTTCTTCTTTTCAGAAATCGACATCATCCAGTCTCAACCAAAATGGCAGCTTCTTAATGATCATACTGTCAAGAACACCATACGTGGCTTCTCttcaaaacacacaaaaatggCACTTTAAAGGCACTAAGGTCTCAACGCTCTAGCCTCTAGGTATGTACATTTTGACACTCCAAAGCAGTTTTGTTACACAATCTCCACCGGAAGAAAAAGCTTATATAGTTACAGATGAGCTAGAATTACTACCATTTTTGAAATCTtattaaaatcaagaaaattccAGAGACAATTAATTACACTCAAAGCAAAGAAATACTTACACAAAGACTGCAAATTTCATTAGACTACACGCAAAATCTATAAAAGGAATTCACAATCTAAGCATaagattaaattaatagaaGCTGATACACAGAGAGAGGGAGCGAGAGAGATGACCAGAGTCGAGGAATTCGAGGAAGGCACGGACAATGCGTCGAGAGATGGGGGAATCGGTCTTCAAGTTTAAGTTAGccatgggagagtgagagagggcAATTGGGCATTCTAATTGTAAAGACTAAAGGTGGGTCAGCGACCCAGCGTCACGCGACGAATATGAGCGCTTCGGAGCTTTCGGGAGGTTTTGTGTGGCACAGTCGATGTTTGGCTGCACGTTGATGCAAGTCTTCACGGGGGAACCGAATAGATTCTTGGTCTGGATTATGAACGAAGATTCCTTTCGATTTTGGGTATGAGGAATTTTCACAcgcatttttacatttttaaagtGCATCTGAGGATGAGTGtgatttgttaattttattaaaaatatatgtattcaAGGACAAATGGTAGTttaattcaatattttaaacaaaaactgTGTCCATCAATTATATTCTTTTTGCTTtcgcatttattttctttggaagattataattataatataaatttcaaataactCACATTTAAAAACTAGCTTACAAGAAAGTAGTGTTCAAGAGTTTATATACACGTAATTAATATCACACTTAAGTTAACATAGATTACGACTACCATCAGTCTCTATAGTCAAATGaaaagtcaacaaaaaaaatgaagaaacgGGGGAGAAAATTAGTAaggaatttttaaaaagtataggTTAATTCTATCGTGCGAAAGAAAAGTGTGTGAGCAAATAAAGCTTTCGAGCATAGAATTGAAATCTACTGCAATGGCATGGGTAGACAACATTAACATGACTCTTATGAAACCTACCTGCCCAGACAAGTGTTCGGGCAACTTAAAACTTATTCGAGCAAATAGGCTTTATGAGAAACCCTCTCACAATATCCGGCTCAAAGAAGAGGGGAAAGCAGCAAAAAATGGTTTGTGCAAATAAAAAAGCGTAAACCATTTTACATCTCATGAAGTTGGAAACATTTTTGATTGACCAATATCATGccaaattctcaaaaaaaaatagagaaccttcttcaatcaaaaaaatattttacgcttaaacaaaaattattttacgccgGCGCAAGTCATCATTTGGTCTATTGAGTAATGttcaagtttttcaatttatagcTTCAAGACGGAATCCAACCTGTTGCACCCTTTGCTGTGTAATCTACCAAACTCACTTTAGCCATTTTTCTTGATGCTCATATACTCCCTTCGCCACGGGGGCAATGCATACTTAACAATACACTTTTTTCACACAATTATCATGTTCAAGATAGAGATACAAGCATACGAGGAATGATGGATGGAAGTCGGAGCTTTGCCATGCATGATTTTCCATCAACAGTTTCAGGCATTATACATgataccgcatcttagtggacCCAAGAGCCTTCAAGAATTACTATCACAAACATTATGTTTGGTTGAAATTTAGAAGGCAAGAAGTTAGGAGACCCCAAAAGTTAGGAACATACATAATGAGTATACTAAcacttgaaataaaaaaaatacaaattaaaattaaaggaaaatggATGGATCAAATGAACAAACCAGGGAAATTCAAATTCACATCTTCTTCATCTAGTGTGAAGCGTATCATAAAACTCATCCTATTATTTACAGCATTCCGTTTTGAAGTTGGTAACTCAGAATATAAACATAACATCTACAAATGGGCATTCTTTGGCTAATCTGACCTAAAGCTGCTGAGAGTCCTCAGGAGTAATTTGACTACTCGACTTCTCATAACCTTGAGTCACAGAATTCAACATTTTTTGAGAACTGGAAGAAATTATTCACCCCGAAAGAAGTATGAAaggttagatttttttttgcctcCTAGTTCTTTTGGCAACCTGAAATAAGCAAAGCAAAACATCAAACACAACCACGCAGAATATTTTCATCTGCAGTACGATAACCCAAAAAAcgcaaaacaaaaatatctgAAACTTCTGAAATCTAAATTGCAAGAGAGGCACATGTAGTGCAGAGGGAAATATCATGCTTGTATcattaaaagagagagagagagagagagagagagagatgg from Corylus avellana chromosome ca1, CavTom2PMs-1.0 encodes the following:
- the LOC132182814 gene encoding uncharacterized protein LOC132182814 isoform X2; this translates as MANLNLKTDSPISRRIVRAFLEFLDSVEPASGVDLEGLEVARECLTEAFKLGSSSANDQIKPDLLVDIFRSLERNELPEARTDSAHGAISDDAPSSSSAQNTADAKLSEPSNSPGEDWMRKPHVSGVSKDELFGQFFAALEKIHFFRTMPDGNDDSVQLEKATHLFHDALTELERSGCQTININSLAETLKLQGNRAMQSKLYSDAIELYDCAIALCENNAVYYCNRAAAYTQIHNYTEAIRDCMKSIEINPNYSKAYSRLGLAYYAQGNYSDAINEGFKKALQLDPNNESVKENIRVAEQKLREEQQRRGNWSRNSASRSDRESQNQSTGGPSGHATPPPFTSMPFHTAALPTDFASMFMNMAANAANPYQGQNSQDRHGEEGDADGADEPEIRIGGNINLNFGEQMPEELSGALRSVMEMFTGSGPHRNSQDSTNERPAPN
- the LOC132182814 gene encoding uncharacterized protein LOC132182814 isoform X1 — protein: MANLNLKTDSPISRRIVRAFLEFLDSVEPASGVDLEGLEVARECLTEAFKLGSSSANDQIKPDLLVDIFRSLERNELPEARTDSAHGAISDDAPSSSSAQNTADAKLSEPSNSPQGEDWMRKPHVSGVSKDELFGQFFAALEKIHFFRTMPDGNDDSVQLEKATHLFHDALTELERSGCQTININSLAETLKLQGNRAMQSKLYSDAIELYDCAIALCENNAVYYCNRAAAYTQIHNYTEAIRDCMKSIEINPNYSKAYSRLGLAYYAQGNYSDAINEGFKKALQLDPNNESVKENIRVAEQKLREEQQRRGNWSRNSASRSDRESQNQSTGGPSGHATPPPFTSMPFHTAALPTDFASMFMNMAANAANPYQGQNSQDRHGEEGDADGADEPEIRIGGNINLNFGEQMPEELSGALRSVMEMFTGSGPHRNSQDSTNERPAPN